One genomic segment of Vulgatibacter sp. includes these proteins:
- a CDS encoding NAD-dependent epimerase/dehydratase family protein, translated as MRCLVTGAAGFIGSHLAERLVAEGHHVVGLDCFTDFYARPTKEANLAALRSEPRFELLERDLATASLDLRGVDAVFHEAAQGGVRPSWGRSFAAYTQNNVLATQRLLEAAKEAGVRRVINASSSSVYGATDVLPMHEEARPVPRSPYGVTKLAAEHLAELYRANFGLSTVSLRYFTVYGPRQRPDMAFHRFVEAMLAGEPLPLFGSSEQSRDFTYVADVVEANVRALASEAVGVFNIGGGSRVSLGEAAALLAGLVGVPLQLDRQGAQAGDVAHTWADCGRASSLLGYRPRTGLRDGLAAQVRWQRQRWGGTAASV; from the coding sequence ATGCGTTGTCTCGTCACCGGCGCCGCCGGTTTCATCGGATCCCACCTCGCCGAGCGCCTGGTCGCCGAGGGGCACCACGTGGTGGGGCTCGATTGCTTCACCGACTTCTACGCGCGCCCGACCAAGGAGGCGAACCTCGCCGCCCTCCGCTCGGAGCCGCGTTTCGAGCTCCTCGAGCGGGACCTCGCCACCGCGTCCCTCGACCTGCGCGGCGTCGACGCCGTCTTCCACGAGGCGGCGCAGGGCGGGGTGCGGCCGAGCTGGGGCCGGAGCTTCGCCGCCTATACGCAGAACAACGTGCTCGCCACCCAGCGGCTCCTCGAGGCGGCGAAGGAGGCAGGCGTTCGCCGGGTGATCAACGCCTCCTCCTCCTCGGTCTACGGCGCCACCGACGTGCTCCCCATGCACGAGGAGGCGAGGCCCGTGCCCCGTTCGCCCTACGGGGTGACCAAGCTGGCAGCCGAGCACCTGGCCGAGCTCTACCGGGCGAACTTCGGCCTTTCCACCGTCTCGCTGCGCTACTTCACCGTCTACGGCCCGCGGCAGCGCCCGGACATGGCGTTCCACCGCTTCGTCGAGGCGATGCTGGCTGGTGAGCCGCTCCCGCTCTTCGGCAGCAGCGAGCAGAGCCGCGACTTCACCTACGTGGCGGACGTGGTGGAGGCGAACGTGCGGGCCCTCGCCTCCGAGGCTGTCGGTGTCTTCAACATCGGCGGGGGCTCGCGGGTCTCCCTCGGCGAGGCCGCGGCGCTCCTCGCCGGCCTCGTCGGGGTGCCGCTGCAGCTGGACCGGCAGGGGGCGCAGGCAGGCGACGTGGCCCACACCTGGGCGGATTGCGGCAGGGCCTCTTCGCTGTTGGGCTATCGGCCGCGAACGGGGCTTCGGGACGGGCTGGCGGCGCAGGTGCGCTGGCAGCGGCAGAGGTGGGGCGGGACCGCTGCGAGTGTTTGA
- a CDS encoding glycosyltransferase family 2 protein, giving the protein MKPSYSFVIPFLNEEATLVDLFERIAAAVRPLLPAGGSFEVLFIDDGSTDGSALVAERLAKSQPEVSFIQLRGNFGKSAALAAGFERAQGEIVFTLDADLQDDPKEIPRFLEKLAEGYDVVSGFKEKRHDPWHKVLPSRIFNAMVRKLTGVPLRDVNCGFKAYRVDVVKSLRLYGEMHRFVPVLAQWRRFRVAEIVVEHHPRRFGVSKFGAGRFYRGLMDLITVFFLLKYDRKPMHFFGLPGALAVLAGFAVCAWLSILWLQGDSIGTRPLLSLGVLLIVVGVQILATGLIAELVVHLGSRQQDPFEIRRVVAGADADALPAVREGAA; this is encoded by the coding sequence ATGAAACCCTCGTACTCTTTCGTGATTCCCTTCCTCAACGAGGAAGCGACCCTCGTCGATCTCTTCGAGCGCATCGCCGCCGCCGTGCGGCCGCTGCTACCCGCCGGTGGCAGCTTCGAGGTGCTCTTCATCGACGACGGGAGTACCGACGGATCGGCGCTGGTGGCGGAGCGCCTCGCGAAGTCCCAACCCGAGGTGAGCTTCATCCAGCTCCGCGGCAACTTCGGCAAGAGCGCCGCCCTCGCAGCCGGCTTCGAGCGCGCGCAGGGCGAGATCGTCTTCACCCTCGACGCCGATCTCCAGGACGACCCCAAGGAGATCCCCCGCTTCCTCGAGAAGCTGGCGGAGGGCTACGACGTCGTCTCCGGCTTCAAGGAGAAGCGCCACGATCCATGGCACAAGGTGCTGCCCTCGCGGATCTTCAACGCCATGGTCCGCAAGCTCACCGGCGTGCCGCTGCGCGACGTGAACTGCGGCTTCAAGGCCTACCGCGTCGACGTGGTGAAGAGCCTGCGCCTCTACGGCGAGATGCACCGCTTCGTGCCGGTGCTGGCGCAGTGGCGCCGCTTCCGCGTCGCGGAGATCGTCGTCGAGCACCACCCGCGCCGCTTCGGCGTGAGCAAATTCGGCGCCGGCCGCTTCTACCGCGGCCTGATGGATCTCATCACCGTCTTCTTCCTGCTCAAATACGACCGCAAGCCGATGCACTTCTTCGGCCTGCCCGGCGCCCTCGCCGTGCTCGCGGGCTTCGCCGTCTGTGCGTGGCTCTCGATCCTGTGGCTGCAGGGCGATTCGATCGGCACCCGGCCGCTGCTCTCCCTCGGCGTGCTCCTCATCGTGGTCGGCGTGCAGATCCTCGCGACCGGGCTCATCGCCGAGCTGGTGGTCCACCTCGGCAGCCGCCAGCAGGATCCCTTCGAGATCCGGCGGGTGGTGGCAGGCGCCGATGCGGATGCGCTGCCGGCGGTGCGGGAGGGCGCAGCTTGA
- a CDS encoding class I SAM-dependent methyltransferase, with translation MNPGAAPSTNLQKYESGSRILQLLIRRFHGRIGDLLQGLSFETVLDVGCGEGFLSRVLLDRFPGIQLTGIDLSATAVEHARLRCPEGRFEAAPIESLATMAKQFDLVVCSEVLEHLEAPEEAVRLLAARSSGHALITVPWEPWFQAANFARGKYLRSWGNHPEHIQHWSRAGLVRLLEPAFVPLHTESRFPWSLCLARPRNER, from the coding sequence TTGAATCCCGGCGCGGCCCCCAGCACCAACCTCCAGAAATACGAGAGCGGCAGCAGGATCCTGCAGCTGCTGATCCGCCGCTTCCACGGCAGGATCGGCGATCTGCTCCAGGGACTCTCCTTCGAGACCGTGCTCGACGTGGGCTGCGGCGAGGGCTTTCTCTCCCGCGTGCTCCTCGACCGCTTCCCCGGGATCCAGCTCACCGGCATCGATCTCTCCGCCACCGCGGTGGAGCACGCGCGCCTGCGCTGCCCCGAGGGCCGCTTCGAGGCGGCGCCGATCGAGTCGCTGGCCACGATGGCGAAACAATTCGACCTGGTCGTCTGCAGCGAGGTCCTCGAGCACCTCGAGGCGCCGGAAGAGGCGGTGCGCCTCCTCGCAGCGCGCAGCAGCGGCCACGCCCTGATCACCGTTCCCTGGGAGCCGTGGTTCCAGGCGGCCAACTTCGCGCGGGGCAAATACCTGCGCAGCTGGGGCAACCACCCCGAGCACATCCAGCATTGGAGCCGCGCCGGTCTGGTGCGTCTCCTCGAGCCGGCCTTCGTGCCGCTCCACACGGAGAGCCGCTTTCCGTGGAGCCTGTGCCTGGCCCGCCCGCGCAACGAGAGGTAA
- a CDS encoding DUF1844 domain-containing protein, with protein MAEREEDKGFVVSDRRRFHEEPAPEGTPPPGAASTAADAIRGGPSGPDPEAEPVGAPQPGRPIDFTTFVFSLGSSALMHLGDAPHPETGEVRKELALAKETIDLLALLQQKTKGNLTAEEERFLGALIYDLRLRFIEAARS; from the coding sequence ATGGCCGAGCGCGAAGAGGACAAGGGCTTCGTCGTCAGCGATCGCCGTCGCTTCCACGAGGAGCCGGCGCCGGAAGGCACGCCGCCCCCCGGCGCCGCCAGCACCGCCGCCGACGCAATCCGCGGCGGGCCGAGCGGTCCCGACCCCGAGGCCGAGCCGGTGGGCGCCCCGCAGCCCGGCAGGCCCATCGACTTCACCACCTTCGTCTTCTCGCTCGGCTCCTCGGCGCTGATGCACCTCGGCGATGCGCCGCATCCCGAGACGGGAGAGGTCCGCAAGGAGCTCGCGCTGGCGAAGGAGACGATCGATCTGCTCGCGCTGCTCCAGCAGAAGACGAAGGGGAACCTCACCGCGGAGGAAGAGCGCTTCCTCGGCGCGCTGATCTACGACCTGCGGCTGCGCTTCATCGAGGCGGCGCGCTCGTAG
- the thiE gene encoding thiamine phosphate synthase, with product MRLHGLYALADPALRPDLPLPDLCARLASGGAAVVQIRWKGAPARDLLAAARAALPLVHAAGAALVVNDRPDVALLAGADGVHVGAEDLPVAEVRKLVGDRLAIGATVRDLEGARAAAAAGADHVGFGPIYATGTKVVDAAPRGLEVLRVVAAESPVPVVAIAGIELANIAAVGACGPAAAAVCSAAIRAPDVEAATRALAEAFAAGARLAGRP from the coding sequence GTGCGTCTCCACGGTCTCTACGCCCTCGCCGATCCCGCCCTGCGTCCCGACCTGCCGCTGCCCGATCTCTGCGCCCGCCTCGCCAGCGGCGGCGCGGCGGTGGTGCAGATCCGGTGGAAGGGGGCGCCGGCCCGCGACCTCCTCGCCGCAGCCCGTGCGGCGCTTCCCCTCGTCCACGCCGCAGGCGCGGCGCTGGTCGTGAACGACCGCCCCGACGTGGCGCTCCTCGCCGGCGCGGACGGCGTGCACGTCGGCGCCGAGGACCTGCCCGTGGCGGAGGTGCGCAAGCTGGTCGGCGATCGCCTCGCGATCGGCGCCACGGTGCGGGATCTCGAAGGGGCCCGGGCCGCCGCGGCAGCAGGCGCGGACCACGTGGGATTCGGGCCGATCTACGCCACCGGCACCAAGGTGGTGGATGCGGCGCCCCGCGGGCTCGAGGTGCTGCGGGTGGTGGCAGCCGAGTCGCCGGTGCCGGTGGTGGCGATCGCGGGGATCGAGCTGGCGAACATCGCCGCCGTCGGCGCCTGCGGGCCCGCCGCAGCCGCCGTCTGCTCCGCAGCGATCCGCGCGCCCGACGTCGAGGCAGCGACGCGGGCGCTGGCAGAAGCCTTCGCCGCCGGCGCCCGCCTGGCGGGCAGGCCCTAG
- a CDS encoding gamma-glutamyl-gamma-aminobutyrate hydrolase family protein yields the protein MRPVILVTPDYEEERYFLKRAYADAVAAAGGLPVVVPYAADVEALLGIAGGVVVTGGAFDIAPESYGEARRDGCGPQKDERTRFEWALLEGALSRGLPLLGICGGMQLLNVVRGGSLFQDIGAEIAGAGPHEQKTPRHELAHPIRTAAGSRLARLVAAGGPAAVNTTHHQAVKAVGQGLAATVWAEDGVIEAIEDPAARYLVGVQWHPELLGETAPWNRALFAELVDAAR from the coding sequence ATGCGCCCGGTGATCCTCGTCACGCCCGACTACGAAGAAGAGCGGTATTTCCTCAAGCGCGCCTACGCCGACGCGGTGGCTGCTGCAGGGGGGCTGCCAGTGGTGGTGCCCTACGCTGCGGACGTCGAGGCGCTGCTCGGGATCGCCGGTGGCGTGGTGGTCACCGGCGGCGCCTTCGACATCGCGCCCGAGAGCTACGGCGAGGCGCGCCGCGACGGCTGCGGCCCGCAGAAGGACGAGCGCACCCGCTTCGAGTGGGCGCTGCTCGAGGGGGCCCTCTCCCGCGGCCTGCCGCTCCTCGGGATCTGCGGCGGCATGCAGCTCCTCAACGTGGTGCGCGGTGGCTCCCTCTTCCAGGACATCGGCGCCGAGATCGCGGGCGCAGGCCCCCACGAGCAGAAGACGCCGCGCCACGAGCTCGCCCATCCGATCCGCACCGCCGCAGGCTCGCGTCTGGCGCGCCTCGTCGCCGCCGGCGGTCCCGCAGCGGTGAACACCACCCACCACCAGGCGGTGAAAGCCGTGGGGCAGGGGCTCGCCGCCACCGTGTGGGCGGAGGATGGCGTGATCGAGGCGATCGAGGATCCGGCGGCGCGTTATCTCGTCGGCGTGCAGTGGCACCCCGAGCTCCTCGGCGAGACCGCGCCCTGGAACCGCGCGCTCTTCGCCGAGCTGGTGGACGCGGCGCGATGA
- a CDS encoding hydroxymethylpyrimidine/phosphomethylpyrimidine kinase encodes MTPAVLVVAGLDPSGGAGLLADVEAIRAAGARPLACASAITVQTMSAVRSSHPLPVEQVVAQVEALAEEEGPIGAVKLGMLGSAAVARALAALRDHPGLRDAAWVIDPVIRSSSGAALVDGGAAAYGPLLAAATVLTPNLAEVAALAGVVEPEGVEAMEAAGRRLLASGAASVLVKGGHLEGAPVDLLVEPGGSRAFIGVRRPGTKRGTGCRLASHLAGRLAAGVGREEAAAEAKGYVFAYLGATDERLLPGAHPPRMAPR; translated from the coding sequence ATGACGCCCGCGGTGCTGGTCGTGGCGGGGCTCGATCCTTCCGGCGGCGCGGGGCTCCTCGCCGACGTGGAGGCGATCCGCGCAGCAGGCGCGCGGCCCCTGGCCTGCGCCAGCGCGATCACGGTGCAGACCATGAGCGCCGTGCGCAGCAGCCACCCGCTCCCGGTGGAGCAGGTGGTGGCGCAGGTGGAGGCCCTCGCCGAGGAGGAGGGGCCGATCGGCGCGGTGAAGCTCGGGATGCTCGGCAGCGCCGCGGTGGCCCGGGCCCTCGCGGCGCTCCGCGACCATCCAGGCCTGCGCGATGCCGCCTGGGTGATCGATCCGGTGATCCGCTCCTCCTCCGGCGCAGCCCTCGTCGACGGGGGCGCCGCTGCCTATGGGCCGCTCCTTGCCGCGGCGACGGTGCTCACGCCCAACCTCGCCGAGGTGGCGGCGCTCGCAGGGGTGGTGGAGCCGGAGGGCGTGGAGGCGATGGAGGCAGCCGGCAGGCGGCTCCTCGCCAGCGGTGCCGCCTCGGTGTTGGTGAAGGGTGGCCACCTCGAGGGGGCGCCGGTGGATCTTCTCGTCGAGCCCGGCGGGTCCCGCGCCTTCATCGGCGTGCGCCGCCCCGGCACGAAGCGCGGCACCGGCTGCAGGCTCGCCTCCCATCTGGCGGGGCGGCTCGCAGCAGGGGTGGGGCGAGAGGAGGCTGCCGCGGAGGCGAAGGGGTACGTCTTCGCCTACCTCGGCGCCACAGACGAGAGATTGCTACCGGGTGCCCATCCCCCTAGAATGGCCCCGAGATGA
- a CDS encoding vWA domain-containing protein → MKILEVAMRSAALGLLGLAMGGAGLACQSYNMEGVDPQTVVAVETSGTFTAGKAPALLIVQDRSGSMEICFGGSGGGGNGLRCDGDGDGRVDTDGSSRMHVSQRVMTNAVGTHGGDVYFGLMLYGVEGDPACGDPQVVSAPGGNTTDTVVNAYEGNGAITDPAGGTPTTKALEAALELLVDPTTGQPKMAERDNYVVLVTDGLMNCNIEHAMPCICAQESGCPEADGGGVAGIGEEGSFIDGRFCLDDDESIDAVLALRQAGVKTFVIGLGESFTGSPSDLGVISLNALAEAGGAAREGGSEKFYSAANEQDLAAAITDIINKIDVPCEYELDGPVCDGRLVNITLEIDGEQVPAVCGEGENTWQFKERENGSLDPQRITFSQDLCQRFGSADQVNISIKGIESGCEYGDDGRVIGPACDLRTLD, encoded by the coding sequence ATGAAAATTCTGGAGGTAGCGATGCGGTCGGCGGCTCTTGGCCTGCTCGGGCTCGCGATGGGTGGCGCCGGACTGGCCTGCCAGTCGTACAACATGGAAGGGGTCGACCCGCAGACGGTGGTCGCGGTGGAGACCTCGGGAACCTTTACCGCCGGCAAGGCGCCGGCGCTGCTCATCGTGCAGGACCGCTCCGGCTCGATGGAGATCTGCTTCGGCGGCAGCGGTGGCGGCGGCAACGGCCTGCGCTGCGACGGCGACGGTGACGGCCGGGTCGACACCGACGGCAGCTCCCGCATGCACGTCTCGCAGCGGGTGATGACCAACGCGGTGGGCACCCACGGCGGCGACGTCTACTTCGGCCTGATGCTCTACGGCGTGGAGGGCGATCCGGCCTGCGGCGATCCGCAGGTGGTCTCCGCGCCCGGTGGCAACACCACCGACACGGTGGTGAACGCCTACGAGGGCAACGGCGCGATCACCGATCCCGCCGGCGGCACGCCGACGACCAAGGCGCTCGAGGCCGCGCTGGAGCTGCTGGTGGATCCGACCACCGGCCAGCCGAAGATGGCCGAGCGCGACAACTACGTGGTGCTCGTCACCGACGGCCTGATGAACTGCAACATCGAGCACGCGATGCCCTGCATCTGCGCGCAGGAGTCGGGTTGCCCCGAGGCGGACGGCGGCGGCGTCGCCGGCATCGGCGAGGAGGGCAGCTTCATCGACGGCCGCTTCTGCCTCGACGACGACGAGTCGATCGACGCGGTGCTCGCCCTGCGGCAGGCCGGGGTGAAGACCTTCGTGATCGGCCTCGGCGAGTCCTTCACCGGGAGCCCCAGCGACCTCGGCGTGATCAGCTTGAACGCGCTGGCGGAGGCAGGCGGCGCTGCCCGCGAAGGTGGGAGCGAGAAGTTCTACTCCGCCGCCAACGAGCAGGATCTCGCCGCAGCGATCACCGACATCATCAACAAGATCGACGTCCCCTGCGAGTACGAGCTCGACGGGCCGGTCTGCGACGGGCGCCTCGTCAACATCACCCTCGAGATCGACGGCGAGCAGGTCCCCGCCGTCTGCGGCGAGGGCGAGAACACCTGGCAGTTCAAGGAGCGCGAGAACGGCTCCCTCGATCCCCAGCGGATCACCTTCTCGCAGGATCTCTGCCAGCGCTTCGGCAGCGCCGACCAGGTCAACATCTCGATCAAGGGGATCGAGAGCGGCTGCGAGTACGGAGACGACGGCAGGGTGATCGGCCCCGCCTGCGATCTTCGCACCCTCGACTGA
- the dnaB gene encoding replicative DNA helicase, translated as MQKRGEKRSGEPKKTTSLHDLEAERALLGALLIDPRKVSDIEARLEPENFYDPHNQKIYRAMCGIGDKTSIDTVTLKAKLSEAGDLDAAILERIRVIEESSLSAANTASYVDIVADKALRRKLAAAAEEIAELSTEAGSDTALVCDSAEKLIFSVTDKGRKGEPQRLDVVLKGALELVNKMRESQGQVTGMPTGIYQLDKRTTGFHPGELFILAARPGVGKTSLAMNIAIHAASRAEPRRSVAVFNLEMPANQLAFRMLCSEARISQGKLKSGKLSQYDMELIVQHAASLWEAPIYVDDSSSLTIMELRSKARRLKQMDPNLGFIVIDYLQLMSSRSAESRQLEIAEISRGLKSLSKELSLPILALSQLSRDVEKNKRKPQLSDLRESGSIEQDADCVMFIHREPDAVPNGPGGPIPVELVIAKQRNGGIGSFDMIFMSEFTRFENAAMEDDDAPAPAA; from the coding sequence ATGCAGAAGCGCGGCGAGAAGCGGTCGGGTGAGCCGAAGAAGACCACGAGCCTCCACGATCTGGAGGCGGAGCGGGCGCTGCTGGGCGCGCTGCTCATCGATCCGAGGAAGGTCTCGGACATCGAGGCGCGGCTCGAGCCCGAGAACTTCTACGACCCGCACAACCAGAAGATCTACCGGGCGATGTGCGGCATCGGCGACAAGACGTCGATCGATACCGTCACGCTGAAGGCGAAGCTCTCCGAGGCGGGGGATCTCGACGCCGCGATCCTCGAGCGGATCCGGGTGATCGAGGAGTCGTCGCTCTCCGCGGCGAACACCGCCTCCTACGTCGACATCGTCGCGGACAAGGCGCTGCGCCGGAAGCTGGCTGCTGCGGCGGAGGAGATCGCCGAGCTCTCCACCGAGGCGGGCTCCGACACCGCGCTGGTCTGCGACTCGGCGGAGAAGCTGATCTTCTCGGTGACCGACAAGGGCCGTAAGGGCGAGCCCCAGCGCCTCGACGTGGTGCTCAAGGGCGCGCTCGAGCTCGTCAACAAGATGCGCGAGAGCCAGGGCCAGGTGACCGGCATGCCCACCGGCATCTACCAGCTCGACAAGCGCACCACCGGCTTCCATCCGGGCGAGCTCTTCATCCTCGCCGCCCGCCCCGGCGTGGGAAAGACGTCGCTGGCGATGAACATCGCCATCCACGCTGCGTCGCGCGCAGAGCCGCGGCGCTCGGTGGCGGTCTTCAATCTCGAAATGCCCGCCAACCAGCTCGCCTTCCGTATGCTCTGCTCCGAGGCGCGGATCAGCCAGGGCAAGCTCAAGAGCGGCAAGCTCTCCCAATACGACATGGAGCTGATCGTCCAGCACGCGGCGTCGCTCTGGGAGGCGCCGATCTACGTCGACGACTCGAGCTCGCTCACCATCATGGAGCTGCGGTCGAAGGCGCGGCGGCTCAAGCAGATGGATCCGAACCTCGGCTTCATCGTCATCGACTACCTCCAGCTGATGAGCTCCCGCTCCGCCGAGAGCCGCCAGCTCGAGATCGCCGAGATCTCCCGTGGTCTGAAGAGCCTCTCCAAGGAGCTCAGCCTTCCGATCCTCGCGCTCTCCCAGCTCTCCCGCGACGTGGAGAAGAACAAGCGCAAGCCGCAGCTCTCGGACCTCCGCGAGTCCGGCTCGATCGAGCAGGACGCCGACTGCGTGATGTTCATCCACCGCGAGCCCGACGCGGTGCCCAACGGTCCGGGCGGGCCGATCCCGGTGGAGCTGGTGATCGCCAAGCAGCGAAACGGCGGCATCGGTTCCTTCGACATGATCTTCATGTCGGAGTTCACCCGCTTCGAGAACGCGGCGATGGAAGACGACGACGCCCCGGCGCCTGCGGCCTGA
- the rplI gene encoding 50S ribosomal protein L9, whose amino-acid sequence MKVILREEVSNLGSVGDVVEVRPGYGRNFLIPNGKAVLATSGNVRRIEHEKQVALAALAKRKAGATEMAKRLGQVEITIRRRVGEQEKLFGSVTAIDIAEQLEPMNLGVERRQIQLEEPIRTIGTFEVPVRLHPEVTQTIKVHVVAEE is encoded by the coding sequence ATGAAGGTCATTCTGCGTGAGGAGGTCTCCAACCTCGGCAGCGTCGGCGACGTTGTCGAGGTCCGGCCCGGCTACGGCCGCAACTTCCTGATCCCCAACGGCAAGGCCGTGCTCGCCACCTCGGGCAACGTCCGCCGGATCGAGCACGAGAAGCAGGTCGCTCTCGCTGCGCTGGCCAAGCGTAAGGCCGGCGCCACCGAGATGGCCAAGCGCCTCGGCCAGGTGGAGATCACGATCCGCCGCCGCGTCGGTGAGCAGGAGAAGCTCTTCGGTTCGGTCACCGCGATCGACATCGCCGAGCAGCTCGAGCCGATGAACCTCGGCGTCGAGCGCCGCCAGATCCAGCTCGAGGAGCCGATCCGCACGATCGGCACCTTCGAGGTGCCGGTCCGGCTGCACCCCGAGGTCACCCAGACCATCAAGGTGCACGTCGTCGCCGAGGAGTAG
- the rpsR gene encoding 30S ribosomal protein S18, with product MAIRENAPGGDRPGFGGGDRDRGGDRDRDGGRGGRGGGGGGGGFGGGRRGFGRRKVCRFCADKTATIDYKDAGTLKLFLTERGKIIPRRISGNCAPHQRQVASAIKRGRQLALLPYTVVQA from the coding sequence ATGGCAATTCGTGAGAACGCTCCGGGCGGCGATCGTCCGGGTTTTGGTGGCGGCGATCGCGATCGCGGTGGTGACCGGGATCGTGACGGCGGCCGCGGCGGTCGTGGTGGTGGCGGTGGTGGCGGTGGTTTCGGCGGTGGTCGCCGGGGCTTCGGTCGCCGCAAGGTCTGCCGGTTCTGCGCCGACAAGACCGCAACGATCGACTACAAGGACGCCGGCACGCTCAAGCTCTTCCTCACCGAGCGTGGCAAGATCATCCCCCGTCGCATCAGCGGCAACTGTGCGCCGCACCAGCGCCAGGTGGCCAGCGCCATCAAGCGTGGCCGCCAGCTCGCCCTGCTGCCCTACACCGTGGTCCAGGCCTGA
- the rpsF gene encoding 30S ribosomal protein S6, whose protein sequence is MAEAAAKVAPGANTLREYETIYLLKQDLTTEQLDKIKERVRGIVEREAGRVIKFTTWGKKKTAFLVGNKQARAIFVHVNYLGMGRAVAELERNLRNLEEVLKFQTIKLSDAVLPETRPTEEDVVLEGDREEAPREEGREFGGREGGYGREGGYGREGGYGRDRGDRGDRGDRGDRGERGGERDEESSDETDEQND, encoded by the coding sequence ATGGCAGAGGCAGCAGCCAAGGTCGCTCCCGGCGCGAACACGCTCCGCGAGTACGAGACCATCTACCTGCTCAAGCAGGACCTGACCACCGAGCAGCTCGACAAGATCAAGGAGCGCGTCCGCGGCATCGTGGAGCGTGAGGCCGGTCGGGTCATCAAGTTCACCACGTGGGGCAAGAAGAAGACCGCGTTCCTGGTCGGCAACAAGCAGGCCCGGGCGATCTTCGTCCACGTGAACTACCTCGGCATGGGTCGCGCCGTCGCCGAGCTGGAGCGCAATCTCCGGAACCTCGAGGAAGTCCTCAAGTTCCAGACGATCAAGCTCTCCGACGCCGTTCTCCCCGAGACCCGCCCGACCGAGGAGGACGTCGTCCTCGAGGGCGATCGCGAGGAGGCTCCCCGCGAGGAGGGCCGTGAGTTCGGTGGCCGCGAGGGTGGCTACGGTCGCGAGGGTGGCTACGGTCGCGAGGGCGGCTACGGCCGTGACCGCGGCGATCGTGGCGACCGCGGTGATCGCGGGGACCGCGGCGAGCGCGGTGGCGAGCGCGACGAGGAAAGCTCGGACGAGACGGACGAGCAGAACGACTAA
- the pth gene encoding aminoacyl-tRNA hydrolase — MKLLVGLGNPGKEYERTRHNIGWLVLDEIASLARASVDRKKFGAELGEGEIDGVRTLLIKPQTYMNLSGEAVGPAARFYKIEPRDVVVVQDELDLEYGRVQIKVGGGAGGHNGIKSLISHLGSPDFVRIRVGIGRPGGKKEVVGHVLGSFDKKENEELPFVLGRAADAIRCVLKNDPIKCMNEFNKRT, encoded by the coding sequence GTGAAGCTCCTCGTTGGTCTCGGCAATCCCGGCAAGGAATACGAGCGCACCCGGCACAACATCGGGTGGCTCGTCCTCGACGAGATCGCCAGCCTCGCCCGCGCCTCGGTCGACCGGAAAAAGTTCGGCGCCGAGCTGGGTGAGGGCGAGATCGACGGGGTGCGCACCCTGCTGATCAAGCCGCAGACCTACATGAACCTCTCCGGCGAGGCCGTCGGCCCCGCCGCGAGGTTCTACAAGATCGAGCCCCGCGACGTGGTCGTGGTGCAGGACGAGCTGGACCTCGAGTACGGTCGCGTCCAGATCAAGGTCGGTGGCGGGGCCGGCGGGCACAACGGGATCAAGAGCCTGATCAGCCACCTCGGCTCCCCGGACTTCGTCCGGATCCGGGTGGGGATCGGGCGGCCTGGTGGGAAGAAGGAGGTCGTCGGGCACGTGCTCGGTTCCTTCGACAAGAAGGAAAACGAGGAATTGCCCTTCGTCCTCGGTCGGGCGGCGGACGCGATCCGCTGCGTTCTCAAGAACGACCCGATCAAATGCATGAACGAGTTCAACAAGCGCACCTGA
- a CDS encoding 50S ribosomal protein L25, with translation MDQTTLAAQVREKTGKGVAHRLRAQKLIPAVVYGPHSEAPLNIAVDPKALRQAIQTPHRMNTILTLQLDKGGERMALLKDYQQDPVSREVLHADFYEVKLDETVIVPVPLSLEGRAEGVHAGGILTQLRRELDVVCLPNAIPEKIVQDVTTMKAGAALHVADLKAPEGVKFRFLTNFTVATISVPEAEETPAAAAEAAAPKGKK, from the coding sequence ATGGATCAGACGACGCTCGCAGCCCAGGTCCGCGAGAAGACGGGCAAGGGCGTGGCCCACCGCCTTCGGGCCCAGAAGCTCATCCCCGCGGTCGTGTACGGCCCCCACTCCGAGGCCCCGCTCAACATCGCGGTGGATCCCAAGGCGCTCCGCCAGGCGATCCAGACCCCGCACCGGATGAACACCATCCTCACCCTCCAGCTCGACAAGGGCGGCGAGCGGATGGCGCTCCTCAAGGACTACCAGCAGGATCCGGTCAGCCGCGAGGTTCTCCACGCCGACTTCTACGAGGTGAAGCTCGACGAGACCGTGATCGTTCCGGTCCCGCTCTCGCTCGAGGGCCGCGCCGAGGGCGTCCACGCCGGCGGCATCCTCACCCAGCTCCGCCGCGAGCTGGACGTGGTGTGCCTCCCCAACGCGATCCCCGAGAAGATCGTGCAGGACGTCACCACGATGAAGGCCGGCGCCGCGCTCCACGTGGCCGACCTCAAGGCCCCCGAGGGCGTGAAGTTCCGCTTCCTCACCAACTTCACCGTGGCGACCATCTCGGTGCCCGAGGCCGAGGAGACCCCGGCCGCCGCTGCCGAGGCCGCCGCGCCCAAGGGCAAGAAGTAG